TGGAAAATAACACACCCTTAGTATATCTTTAAAACTCCTTTTTGGCAAATATTAAATtcataatcacttttttttggtcaaattagAATACCTTTTTAGAAATCAAAAAACTTAGACTAATATATTTTTGGGTAACAAACTTAATGTTGGAAAAAAAGAGAGCAGTGGGCCTGGTCCAGCACGCAGTGAGCATAACAAACATTGACATTGTTGCAAGAGACACACAAACACATTGAACTTTTTTGACCAAAAACAAACACATTGAACTTTGACCTAAATGCATTGAACAAAACTAGTGATGTAATCAAGTCCGTTGTATGAACAGATTGGATTGGTAATTGCCCAGAGTCAGGTTGGGAGGAGATTTTTGAAGGGAAGAGGAATGGTTaatcatttatttattattataaatttatcatCTGTATATTAAATTTAAGGGCCAATACTAGGGTGCTCCTTTTATAACCATTTACAATGATTTTCAACCTTCAACACCACTTTTCATCTTCCtaacactccacatcattttctctctccaattcaacattcattcaacttttacccactccaatggtttttcattcaacaccctaccccaccacttttttatttcatatttttatttaattttatatttttgtttctatgattacataaaattacaattatcgatttaaattaaattaaaacaataaacacttaacaatttaattttttttaaatatagacaataatttattttattttcttaacttaaaatgcaagacaacaaactaagcacacaataatttattttattttcttaacttaaaatgcaagacaacaaactaagcacacaacacacaaatgacgtaattagtacgatacaaattaTCTTCAATGAGGaaacattccaaactttgcccagatgtgcttcgctagatctgcttgcagttcgtgatgaacatttggatcacgcaactcggatctagcacgcacatgatttgcaaaagcgggtaacacctcggtcgagtatggttgcagtgtactagatccactttccctagattgctcaaaatcggtccaacgttgagaatataaatctcgttcatcctcaacaagaattctgggtgttgaaatggtaatTGTTGGGTTCCATTTCAAAACAGaggctaatagaaagataataataatagtgaaaattttggttttttttttctgtgtccaaatcaaacgaaccaagtctctatttatagaggaaaaaaaaatcatgaactttggttaaaaaaaaatttccagaaatttttttttgcaataaAATGatgggttaatcgtctacttggtccctgtctttgtctcgccgtctgaaattagtccctccccggaaaatttgaaAATCTAAGTCTTCGCgtttggaaagtgtgtggagcaggtcctTGCCGGAGCCTAgggctccggcgagtgatgatatGACATGCTGACTGTGTTAGTAAGCTTACGtggctttaaaaaaaataaaaattaaaaactaaataacaagtcatatttattaatcaaatgaactaattttaaattcattaacaaatctaacctaatctaactaaaaaatcaatttcccccaaataataaaaatagaaaaaacccTAAATCAATTGCTTCTTCCTCTCAAACCCAGAACCTTCTgagttcttctcatcttctcatcctctcaaaccCAGCTCTGCCCTCACAGAGCTCCTCACATCTTCAATGTCGATGGCGGTTCTCAGCTTCTTCTTCGAAATCGACTTGCACGCGTACTCCTCACCGGTCTCCTTATCCGTGCAGAGATACGTCATTCCGAACTCTCCTCTCCCGAGCTCGCAGACGAGACCGTACTTTTCCTCGATCTCGCTGCCGGTGGCGTCGCTGAGGACAGCGAGCTTGGAGCCGCCGTTGTTGGCGACATAGTCGATCGTGAAGGCATTCTCCTTCTTCCCCTTCTTCTGGGTCGAGATGGGTTTCAAGGGTGGGTTGCGGgtgagggtggggtgggttACGAGTAGGGGTGAAGGTGGGGTGGGTTGCAGGTGAAGGTGGGGGTAGGTAACGAGTGGGGTTGGGTTGCAGGTGAAGGTGCCCTGGGCGATCGGGTTTGGGTGGTGGTGGCTGGGTTTGAAGGAGGGAAGGTGGCTTCAAGGTTGTTGGTTTAATGGTCGAGAAGAGAGGCAGAGGAGTGTAAAATGCAGGGTTGGGGTTTGGGGGTAGGTGAGGGTGAGGTTACAGCGGGTTGGGGTTTGGGGGAgagggtgaggttgcaggtggcTGGGTTTAGGGTTCATggtagaagatgatgatgatgatgatgatgaagagggtGATTTGGGTTAATTAGGGGTGGGTTATGAGTGGGGTTGGGTTGCAGGAGAAGGTGGAGATGGGTATCTGGAATGGGTTTCTGGGTGGGGGTGTTTCTTTCCTCTGTGTGTGATGTTGCAGTGAGGTGATGAGGAAGAGAAACGAATGCATCAGAGAGCACTCCAAACCTTGTCCAATTGGTGTTGCAAGGAACGAAATTGAGGGCTTGGAATACTCCCTTGAATCGGTGAAGtgttaaaagaggaagatgaagatgttttgaaattagatttgggtttgggttgttttttaagtgggaagaagatgaaggagatgtTGGATTCTGTTACTGTGGTGGCAAGCTTGATGATACCAGGTTGTTGTTTCATGCGTTACTTGTTCTCCTGGAAAAGTATGAATTCATCTTGtattttggtttttaattttttaggtGGGCATGTTTCTGGAATTGATTTGGAATGAAGAGTTTGTTTACTTAATCATTAGGAaggttttttgtttattttattttattaattcaattaaaattttgatgtgttatttattttattttattttaaatccacgtCAACATTTTTATCCCAGTCAGCTAGccaattcatcactcgccggagctcccaactccggcgaggacctgctccacacactttccaaacgcaaggacttagattttcaaatttttcggggagggactaatttcagacggcgagacaaagacagggatcaagtagacgattaaccctaaaatgattgagttcaaaagattaaaatgataaaaattcaGACAACCAATCAAAAGCTGACACGCGTCCCTATCCAAAATCAGATGAAGTTTCTCTCTCCGCGTGCTGACGCCTCACGCGCCTTGTCGGCGCGTGAGTTGCACGCGCCTGGTCCGAACCACTCCAAAGGCGCCACGTGTCCCCAGCCTTGGCAGATTCAACATGTTGAGAGATTTCATCATCTCTCTCCACCACATCATCTCTCAACACCTCTCAACAAACCATTGCAAGGGTTCAACACCAAAATTAACCCCTCTCAACAAACCATTGTAAATGATCTAAAAAGGAGCTTCAATCTTCACTTCCATGGTCCCTCGAGCCACCGGTGTCCCCTTTTGtaataattttacaaaattatCTAGCTCCATCAACATTTTCAGAAAACATCAATCAATGTTCATTGAACCCCTcaattctgcttcttcttcGTGGATCATAATTCCAGAAACTAACTATACATGTGCAACCTGATCAATATTAGTTCATATTTTTACACAACTGCAGAAAGATAATGGTCATTTTCTTGTTGCTATCCTTGTGTTTCACACTCCAAAATTTTGAAGTAGATGGGCGGATCCCAAATTTAtccaaaaatgagtgaaatctACAATATACCAAAATATCACTAGTTTGATTAAGTTCCCAATCACTAGGGTTGGAAGGAATTGTCGTCGCTTTTTTCCTAGTTTTTTCGCTTTCATTTGTGCGTGGGGCTGATAATCAGGTTGTTGATTACTTAGCCAAAAACACGTCTTTGTTTCTTAATTCTGTTTGGATTGAAGAGGCACCTTCGAAGATCTCTCCTTTTTTTGCTTATGATGTAATTGCCCATGGCCTCTTTTGTTTCTCTTAATATGATTGGCTCTTTCAAAAACAATAATTAgtcaaaacattttcaaaaaaaaatacagtcAAAACATTATATTTCTACCGAACTCTCATTCATACTTACTAATCTTTCCATGTACAAGCTCAAACTCAAACTTTGGTGCAATTAAATTGTTAAATGGCTAAATGCCTATTAGTTTAAAACTTTAATTAAGCATTGAAGATAAGATCCCACAACAATGCAACATCAAATGTCTCTATCCTATGCAAGAAACTGAAACCTATTCCCTGTCTTGTGCTGTGCTTTTTGAACATTCTATAGAGCATCAAGGTGCCAGAAACTGAAACCTATTCCCTGAATTGATTTAAAATTACCATTACTTCACTCAGTAAAATGATGAGGTTCAAgaatcttctaagttttttcTTATCAACAACCAGATAGCTGATTTCCTTTTCATTGGAGACTAAGGGCATATTTGAAAACCCTTTTACAATTGATATATCCTAAGACATAATTAATTCTAAGAAGAAACTTACGTGATTAGTTTCTGAGAGCCCGAATTGACTCTAAGAGAAAATAAGCTGATCTAAACACGAACGCTTACAATCTTGTagaattcaattttattttctcataCATAATGGAGTTCAAAATGATACTTTAAGCTAAGCTTGGTGAGTTTTTTACCTTTAGGCAATCTCAGCAAGCAGAAGCAGGGAAAACACTGGTTGGAACTCCAATTGGAGAAGCACATTCCCTGTTACTCTTTCCACTGCCATTGTTTCCCAATTGCAGTTCTGAAACACAAGGCATTTCATTTCTCCCACTAACCCCTTGATCATACAGAAACCCCTTAAACACATGGCCGCTAATGCGGACCGTGGCCATGTAGGCAAATTCATCTTCACCATTGCCAATACCAGACACTCTAAGGCACTTAAACTCAGCAGGTGCACGAATATTTCCAGGTAAACACTGTTTGAAACCAGCATCTGCAATtcaatacaaaaaaaattaatcaacttCCACCATTATAGAGAACAAGGAACTAAAAAAGTAACCATGAAGTGTATTTTTGTGTGTAACACAGATAACCTTCAACAGGAGATAATCCATCTCTCAGTGATACTAGCTCTCTCAGTGGGGTTTTTTCACGACTTGGATTTGGTGGTCAAAATATAATGTAGTCAGTGCAGTCATCAAATGTAGCTATTGGATGGAGATTGAAcggttgaaatttgaaattcatgTTCTAATTCCAATTTATTATGACTAATTATAGACCGTCTGATCTCGATTTTCTAATTAGCTGATTGCTCCCTATTTTGACTGCAGCAACCCAGGTCTGTTTTTTTACATATATGACTTGAAAGTGAAACCTTAATTAAGAGGAATTAAGCATGCAATCAGTGGCGGAGGAAGGAATTTGAGACGGGGAGGAACATGATCACAAAATATGACATGCCTACGATGGTTTCTACAGCTCAcatacataaaataaaattggaaaGCTTGAGGGGCCAAGGTAGCAGCATGTCCCCCTCCCTTCACCCACTCCTCTCTCCCCTACTGCATTGCATATGTAGCATTTGAACCAACAATTCTTTCAATATTGATTAAGTATATAATTCTATATTTGTTTCTCTCTTAGTAtctataaatttttaaaagacTCCATCTACTAATTAAATGTGCACAAAGAGAAAGCATCAAGCATGTACCAAATTTTTCATGTGTCACATGAAATTTGAACACAGAGAAGAGGAAATGGTTTACCTTGGTGACAAGAGGCAGTATCTAAGCTTAAGTTCCTTGACATAGCAGCATTAGTGGCGGTGGAACTGTGAGAGGTAGCACCACCAGCATTCTGTGATGACCTTGGCCTCTTAGCTCCAGAAGaagcaccaccaccatcactgtcACCCCCACTACCACCATCAGCCACCGCATGCCGCTCCCGTCGGTGAGATAAAGGGATCCACGTGCTCCTCACGTGAGTGTTGCAGTCAAATCCACGCCCCTTGCAACATGTCCTGCATCTCTTGTAGCTGCAATCTTTCTTTGCTCTGTTTCCACAATCCTGGCACACTCTGTAGTCACTTCCATAGACACCACCGTTTTCCTCTTCCACGTTGATAATCATCGCTGCTTTTCTGTCAGATGAATTCAGTTGTGGTGGACACATCTTGAGGTTCCAGAAGCTGGGGTTGTTGTTGCCATTGCCACAATCTTGATTATGATTATGAACATTATCATTGGTATTGCTCtgaggttgaggttgaggttgaggttgtGGCATGCAAGGAGTGGCGGTTAGGAGTGGGAAAATGCCAAGACCAA
This portion of the Lotus japonicus ecotype B-129 chromosome 3, LjGifu_v1.2 genome encodes:
- the LOC130745420 gene encoding protein LATERAL ROOT PRIMORDIUM 1-like translates to MSMLGFRDLVFIAPNPSQAQPFSADHHANLPLPSSSSSAALSVGLGIFPLLTATPCMPQPQPQPQPQSNTNDNVHNHNQDCGNGNNNPSFWNLKMCPPQLNSSDRKAAMIINVEEENGGVYGSDYRVCQDCGNRAKKDCSYKRCRTCCKGRGFDCNTHVRSTWIPLSHRRERHAVADGGSGGDSDGGGASSGAKRPRSSQNAGGATSHSSTATNAAMSRNLSLDTASCHQDAGFKQCLPGNIRAPAEFKCLRVSGIGNGEDEFAYMATVRISGHVFKGFLYDQGVSGRNEMPCVSELQLGNNGSGKSNRECASPIGVPTSVFPASAC